A DNA window from Pungitius pungitius chromosome 1, fPunPun2.1, whole genome shotgun sequence contains the following coding sequences:
- the si:ch73-71d17.2 gene encoding RPA-related protein RADX isoform X1, whose translation MAAPDCVFYRTLCRSRPAQHKWTSPAVCRDVLHVVELQRYSRDPGSSVYFPQAVLSGDDLYDATLTDGHCRLRVTLDPGLNRLVERYVLRSGSALCDAAFTRAMSAQLPACPMAPADGDSYKLLSAEVSGGAPGEDGGLGKFHVDSLSWFGSSGPAGALVPLRANRSVFLPLWNNVDYSGGAWREAPPTDEDEEEEERELRPAVTVAELRDSFLIGRRGVARGVARGAVHRQLIVRIINKSHLMYYGRSDVNCECPYKAVLEVCDRTGSVCVVLWNSVCLDWYRRLTPGDIVNLRRYRVKQRFQAQPDDIEISVNSRNPAALISVLPESSASPQHLPPAASYSFCNSKELLDRPHGAVCDVIGLLTFSGRPERIRSDGRGAELLEYHWLRLEDGSSHRPIMVKLFSTSQPESHHKLHPLSVVVCTRLKLIRAAGGSDVVFYLTNTTYTQVYCTGMRHHSEMSYRKLRPVQQFIQWLRSQDDGQVLSRALIGGFFIYPSPPVSLEMYMKDRRGVPGFLRGAELQRELERLCYRERQTFCIQAAVTMVIYRRRGEEERCLCWTDRTSSLCSSPCFRNSSPFPSPSPATPRSFRSPPSSSSPSLSPMSLCSTSTPVDHRSGKSRKKRLTETLPHKRRPFVTLQSEQNQSDILFEASMEFIESTNADEDDEDDEDGDTLPLVSAPLPPEQPLITSETLPLRYDHAHREEQAVAIAMGGALTGRFDSALDEYYTLRLRALSDGVLVDALFLPLSPSSPPPLLPHANTWTSILSHGAFCPHTPPPSPADLIGMATQLANQRLVCVLEACHLGGATTELVLSRAFPLHH comes from the exons TGGACGTCTCCAGCCGTCTGCAGGGACGTCCTCCATGTGGTGGAATTGCAGCGCTACAGCAGAGACCCAGGCTCCTCTGTCTACTTCCCCCAGGCCGTCCTCAGCG GTGATGACCTCTATGATGCCACGTTGACAGACGGGCATTGCCGGCTCCGTGTGACTCTGGATCCTGGTCTGAACCGGCTGGTGGAGAGGTACGTCCTGAGGTCCGGATCGGCGCTTTGTGACGCTGCCTTCACGCGCGCAATGAGCGCTCAGCTCCCAGCATGCCCCATGGCGCCCGCGGACGGAGACAG CTACAAGCTGCTGAGTGCGGAGGTCTCAGGTGGAGCTCCAGGTGAGGATGGAGGACTCGGGAAGTTCCACGTGGACTCTCTGTCCTGGTTCGGGTCCTCGGGACCAGCAG GTGCTCTGGTTCCTCTGCGAGCCAATAGGAGCGTGTTTCTCCCTCTGTGGAACAATGTGGACTACAGCGGGGGGGCGTGGAGGgaagctcctcccactgacgaagatgaggaggaggaagagagag AGCTCCGCCCCGCTGTGACCGTGGCGGAGCTGAGGGACTCGTTCCTGATTGGTCGCAGGGGCGTTGCCAGGGGCGTTGCCAGGGGCGCCGTCCACCGCCAGCTGATCGTTCGCATCATCAACAAGTCACACCTGATGTATTATGGGAGGAGTGACGTGAACTGTGAATGTCCATATAAG gccGTGCTGGAGGTGTGCGACCGGACAGGAAGTGTGTGCGTGGTGTTGTGGAACAGCGTGTGCCTCGACTGGTATCGCCGCTTGACGCCTGGTGACATCGTCAACCTGAGACGCTATCGAGTCAAACAGCGTTTCCAGGCGCAGCCGGACGACATAG aGATCAGTGTGAACAGCAGGAATCCTGCTGCTCTCATCTCTGTCCTCCCAGAATCCTCTGCTTCCCCTCAGcatctcccacctgcagcctccTACAGCTTCTGCAACAG CAAGGAGCTCCTGGACCGTCCTCACGGCGCCGTGTGTGATGTCATCGGCCTGCTGACCTTCTCAGGACGACCCGAGCGAATCAGGAGCG ATGGAAGAGGGGCGGAGCTATTGGAGTATCACTGGCTGCGATTGGAGGACGGCAGCAGCCACCGGCCAATCATGGTGAAGCTCTTCTCTACGTCTCAACCCGAATCCCACCACAAGCTCCACCCAC TCTCCGTGGTAGTTTGTACCAGACTGAAGTTGATCAGAGCTGCTGGTGGCAGTGACGTTGTCTTCTACTTGACCAACACAACGTACACACAGGTGTACTGCACAG GCATGCGCCACCACTCAGAGATGAGTTACCGCAAGCTGCGGCCGGTGCAACAGTTCATCCAATGGCTGCGGAGCCAGGATGACGGACAGGTGCTAAGCAGGGCTCTGATTGGAGGGTTCTTCATCTACCCGTCTCCTCCGGTCTCATTGGAAATGTACATGAAAGACAGGAGAG GTGTACCGGGCTTCCTGCGAGGGGCGGAGCTTCAGAGGGAGCTAGAGAGGCTCTGTTACCGGGAGCGACAAACCTTCTGTATCCAGGCagctgttaccatggtgattTACCGCCGCAGAGGAGAG GAGGAGCGATGTTTGTGTTGGACGGACCGAACTtcatccctctgctcctccccctgTTTCCGTAACTCCTCCCCTTTTCCGTCTCCCTCCCCCGCGACACCTCGTTCCTTCAGAAGTCCTccatcgtcctcctccccctccttgtCTCCTATGTCTCTGTGTTCGACCTCCACTCCTGTGGACCACAGATCAGG GAAGTCCAGGAAGAAGAGGCTCACAGAGACGCTTCCACACAAGAG ACGACCGTTTGTCACATTACAATCAGAACAGAACCAGTCAG ACATCCTGTTTGAAGCCTCCATGGAGTTCATAGAAAGCACCAACGCTGATGAGGACGATGAAGACGATGAAGATGGAGACACTCTGCCCTTGGtcagcgcccccctcccccctgaacAACCCCTCATCACCTCGGAGACGCTGCCGCTGCGTTATGACCACGCCCACAGGGAGGAGCAGGCGGTTGCCATAGCGATGGGAGGGGCATTAACTGGGAGGTTTGACTCCGCCCTCGATGAGTACTACACTCTGAGACTTAGAG CTCTCTCAGACGGCGTTTTGGTCGacgccctcttcctccccctgtccccctcctccccccctccactcctcccTCACGCCAACACCTGGACCTCCATCTTATCCCATGGAGCCTTCTGCCCTCACACACCTCCCCCATCCCCAg ccGACCTCATCGGCATGGCGACACAGCTGGCCAATCAGAGACTGGTGTGTGTCTTGGAGGCGTGTCATCTGGGTGGAGCCACAACTGAACTCGTCCTGAGCCGAGCGTTTCCCCTccatcactga
- the si:ch73-71d17.2 gene encoding RPA-related protein RADX isoform X2, with protein MAAPDCVFYRTLCRSRPAQHKWTSPAVCRDVLHVVELQRYSRDPGSSVYFPQAVLSGDDLYDATLTDGHCRLRVTLDPGLNRLVERYVLRSGSALCDAAFTRAMSAQLPACPMAPADGDSYKLLSAEVSGGAPGEDGGLGKFHVDSLSWFGSSGPAGALVPLRANRSVFLPLWNNVDYSGGAWREAPPTDEDEEEEERELRPAVTVAELRDSFLIGRRGVARGVARGAVHRQLIVRIINKSHLMYYGRSDVNCECPYKAVLEVCDRTGSVCVVLWNSVCLDWYRRLTPGDIVNLRRYRVKQRFQAQPDDIEISVNSRNPAALISVLPESSASPQHLPPAASYSFCNSKELLDRPHGAVCDVIGLLTFSGRPERIRSDGRGAELLEYHWLRLEDGSSHRPIMVKLFSTSQPESHHKLHPLSVVVCTRLKLIRAAGGSDVVFYLTNTTYTQVYCTGMRHHSEMSYRKLRPVQQFIQWLRSQDDGQVLSRALIGGFFIYPSPPVSLEMYMKDRRGVPGFLRGAELQRELERLCYRERQTFCIQAAVTMEERCLCWTDRTSSLCSSPCFRNSSPFPSPSPATPRSFRSPPSSSSPSLSPMSLCSTSTPVDHRSGKSRKKRLTETLPHKRRPFVTLQSEQNQSDILFEASMEFIESTNADEDDEDDEDGDTLPLVSAPLPPEQPLITSETLPLRYDHAHREEQAVAIAMGGALTGRFDSALDEYYTLRLRALSDGVLVDALFLPLSPSSPPPLLPHANTWTSILSHGAFCPHTPPPSPADLIGMATQLANQRLVCVLEACHLGGATTELVLSRAFPLHH; from the exons TGGACGTCTCCAGCCGTCTGCAGGGACGTCCTCCATGTGGTGGAATTGCAGCGCTACAGCAGAGACCCAGGCTCCTCTGTCTACTTCCCCCAGGCCGTCCTCAGCG GTGATGACCTCTATGATGCCACGTTGACAGACGGGCATTGCCGGCTCCGTGTGACTCTGGATCCTGGTCTGAACCGGCTGGTGGAGAGGTACGTCCTGAGGTCCGGATCGGCGCTTTGTGACGCTGCCTTCACGCGCGCAATGAGCGCTCAGCTCCCAGCATGCCCCATGGCGCCCGCGGACGGAGACAG CTACAAGCTGCTGAGTGCGGAGGTCTCAGGTGGAGCTCCAGGTGAGGATGGAGGACTCGGGAAGTTCCACGTGGACTCTCTGTCCTGGTTCGGGTCCTCGGGACCAGCAG GTGCTCTGGTTCCTCTGCGAGCCAATAGGAGCGTGTTTCTCCCTCTGTGGAACAATGTGGACTACAGCGGGGGGGCGTGGAGGgaagctcctcccactgacgaagatgaggaggaggaagagagag AGCTCCGCCCCGCTGTGACCGTGGCGGAGCTGAGGGACTCGTTCCTGATTGGTCGCAGGGGCGTTGCCAGGGGCGTTGCCAGGGGCGCCGTCCACCGCCAGCTGATCGTTCGCATCATCAACAAGTCACACCTGATGTATTATGGGAGGAGTGACGTGAACTGTGAATGTCCATATAAG gccGTGCTGGAGGTGTGCGACCGGACAGGAAGTGTGTGCGTGGTGTTGTGGAACAGCGTGTGCCTCGACTGGTATCGCCGCTTGACGCCTGGTGACATCGTCAACCTGAGACGCTATCGAGTCAAACAGCGTTTCCAGGCGCAGCCGGACGACATAG aGATCAGTGTGAACAGCAGGAATCCTGCTGCTCTCATCTCTGTCCTCCCAGAATCCTCTGCTTCCCCTCAGcatctcccacctgcagcctccTACAGCTTCTGCAACAG CAAGGAGCTCCTGGACCGTCCTCACGGCGCCGTGTGTGATGTCATCGGCCTGCTGACCTTCTCAGGACGACCCGAGCGAATCAGGAGCG ATGGAAGAGGGGCGGAGCTATTGGAGTATCACTGGCTGCGATTGGAGGACGGCAGCAGCCACCGGCCAATCATGGTGAAGCTCTTCTCTACGTCTCAACCCGAATCCCACCACAAGCTCCACCCAC TCTCCGTGGTAGTTTGTACCAGACTGAAGTTGATCAGAGCTGCTGGTGGCAGTGACGTTGTCTTCTACTTGACCAACACAACGTACACACAGGTGTACTGCACAG GCATGCGCCACCACTCAGAGATGAGTTACCGCAAGCTGCGGCCGGTGCAACAGTTCATCCAATGGCTGCGGAGCCAGGATGACGGACAGGTGCTAAGCAGGGCTCTGATTGGAGGGTTCTTCATCTACCCGTCTCCTCCGGTCTCATTGGAAATGTACATGAAAGACAGGAGAG GTGTACCGGGCTTCCTGCGAGGGGCGGAGCTTCAGAGGGAGCTAGAGAGGCTCTGTTACCGGGAGCGACAAACCTTCTGTATCCAGGCagctgttaccatg GAGGAGCGATGTTTGTGTTGGACGGACCGAACTtcatccctctgctcctccccctgTTTCCGTAACTCCTCCCCTTTTCCGTCTCCCTCCCCCGCGACACCTCGTTCCTTCAGAAGTCCTccatcgtcctcctccccctccttgtCTCCTATGTCTCTGTGTTCGACCTCCACTCCTGTGGACCACAGATCAGG GAAGTCCAGGAAGAAGAGGCTCACAGAGACGCTTCCACACAAGAG ACGACCGTTTGTCACATTACAATCAGAACAGAACCAGTCAG ACATCCTGTTTGAAGCCTCCATGGAGTTCATAGAAAGCACCAACGCTGATGAGGACGATGAAGACGATGAAGATGGAGACACTCTGCCCTTGGtcagcgcccccctcccccctgaacAACCCCTCATCACCTCGGAGACGCTGCCGCTGCGTTATGACCACGCCCACAGGGAGGAGCAGGCGGTTGCCATAGCGATGGGAGGGGCATTAACTGGGAGGTTTGACTCCGCCCTCGATGAGTACTACACTCTGAGACTTAGAG CTCTCTCAGACGGCGTTTTGGTCGacgccctcttcctccccctgtccccctcctccccccctccactcctcccTCACGCCAACACCTGGACCTCCATCTTATCCCATGGAGCCTTCTGCCCTCACACACCTCCCCCATCCCCAg ccGACCTCATCGGCATGGCGACACAGCTGGCCAATCAGAGACTGGTGTGTGTCTTGGAGGCGTGTCATCTGGGTGGAGCCACAACTGAACTCGTCCTGAGCCGAGCGTTTCCCCTccatcactga
- the asgr1a gene encoding asialoglycoprotein receptor 1: MTTEYHDNLENDNNSFWNKEPAPGYFSGVSRFRRWLFPGLTATIILILIIALGASNSSMSSWLWSVDGRVSNLTESLGASQKLTQDAANDVHRLKFAVESNRDQLTSVAEALKQLAALDSISRTVATLKCSLAHIINNSSVADGCCPLDWESFGSSCYFFSRIVLPWHEAKDWCNGHESHLVILINDKEWDFVNQHIMGVLYWIGLSDERTGEWEWVNQTPYVMNRRHWFPGQPDSWTNHNLGPGDEDCAQMVNGRLNDLHCSSRLRFICQRRS, from the exons ATGACGACTGAGTACCACGACAACCTGGAAAATGACAACAACTCCTTCTGGAATAAAG AGCCGGCTCCTGGCTACTTCTCAGGCGTCTCCAGGTTCAGACGCTGGTTGTTTCCTGGTCTGACGGCGACAATCATCCTCATTCTGATCATAGCGCTGGGAGCTAgta ACTCTAGCATGTCCAGCTGGTTGTGGTCTGTGGACGGACGTGTGTCCAACCTCACCGAGTCATTGGGCGCCTCCCAGAAGCTCACCCAAG ATGCAGCCAACGACGTTCACCGCCTCAAGTTTGCTGTGGAGAGTAACAGGGACCAGCTGACCTCAG tggccGAGGCGTTGAAGCAGCTCGCAGCTCTGGACTCCATCAGCAGGACGGTCGCCACACTCAAGTGTTCCCTCGCACACATCATCAacaaca gttcGGTGGCTGATGGCTGTTGTCCGCTGGATTGGGAAAGTTTTGGTTCCAGCTGTTATTTTTTCAGCAGGATAGTTTTACCCTGGCATGAAGCTAAAGACTGGTGCAACGGACACGAGTCCCACTTGGTCATCCTCATCAACGACAAGGAGTGG GACTTCGTCAACCAGCATATCATGGGGGTCCTGTACTGGATCGGTCTGAGTGACGAGAGGACGGGGGAGTGGGAGTGGGTCAACCAGACGCCCTACGTAATGAATCGGAG GCACTGGTTTCCCGGTCAGCCGGACAGCTGGACGAATCACAACCTGGGTCCGGGTGACGAGGACTGCGCCCAGATGGTGAACGGACGCCTCAACGACCTGCACTGCTCTTCCAGGCTACGCTTCATCTGCCAGAGGCGCAGCTGA
- the LOC119221744 gene encoding cytochrome b5 domain-containing protein 1: MTRFFTPAEVSAHNSEADLWLSFLGRVWDVTPLMDLHRGDVLLLPIMEAAGKDISSWFDPKTQDVRRYVDPLTTCERYYTPRGRFVHVPPAAPRSDWATEVAPTWWRDERYQVGLLTAKTRWIRVINTLTSQEQRLQVCSEETMAEILQRYLRYNSHARSYTWKYGGVILDMNQTLDENNVPDDDHELQHLRLDRDLFSPALLLYFNDDLTES, encoded by the exons ATGACCCGGTTCTTCACCCCCGCGGAGGTGTCCGCTCACAACAGCGAGGCCGACCTGTGGCTCTCGTTCCTGGGCAGAGTGTGGGACGTCACCCCGCTGATGGACCTCCACAGAG GTGACGTTCTGCTCTTACCCATCATGGAGGCCGCAGGTAAAGACATCAGCAGCTGGTTTGACCCGAAGACCCAAGAC gtcCGGAGATATGTGGACCCGTTGACTACCTGTGAGAGGTACTACACCCCCAGGGGCCGCTTTGTGCACgtcccccccgctgccccccgCTCCGACTGGGCCACAGAGGTTGCTCCCACCTGGTGGAGGGACGAGCGCTACCAGGTGGGACTGCTGACCGCCAAGACCAGGTGGATACGAGTCATCAACACGCTGACCTCCCAGGAGCAGAGGCTGCAG GTGTGTTCGGAGGAGACGATGGCCGAGATCCTCCAGCGTTACCTGCGTTACAACTCTCACGCCCGCAGCTACACCTGGAAATACGGCGGCGTGATTCTGGACATGAACCAGACGCTTGACGAAAACAACGTCCCAGACGACGACCACGAACTGCAACACCTGAGGCTGGACCGAGACCTCTTCTCCCCTGCCCTGCTCCTCTACTTCAACGATGACCTCACAGAGAGCTGA